One window from the genome of Populus alba chromosome 15, ASM523922v2, whole genome shotgun sequence encodes:
- the LOC118028955 gene encoding vesicle-associated membrane protein 722: protein MSQKSLIYAFVSRGTVILADYTEFSGNFNSIAFQCLQKLPATNNKFTYNCDGHTFNYLVDNGFTYCVVAAESAGRQVPIAFLERVKDDFVTKYGGGKAATAQANGLNKEFGPKLKEHMQYCADHPEEISKLAKVKAQVSEVKGVMMENIEKVLDRGEKIELLVDKTENLHQQAQDFRSQGTQIRRKMWLQNMKVKLIVLGILIVLILIIVLSICKGFNC, encoded by the exons atgaGCCAGAAATCACTGATCTATGCATTTGTTTCTCGAGGAACTGTGATTCTTGCTGACTACACTGAGTTCAGTGGGAATTTCAATTCCATAGCTTTTCAATGTCTCCAGAAACTTCCTGCTACTAACAACAAGTTTACTTACAACTGTGATGGCCACACTTTCAATTACCTCGTTGACAATGGCTTTA ctTATTGTGTGGTTGCAGCTGAATCAGCTGGAAGACAAGTACCTATAGCTTTTCTGGAGCGTGTTAAGGATGATTTTGTGACAAAATATGGCGGTGGAAAGGCTGCCACAGCCCAGGCCAACGGTCTTAACAAGGAATTTGG GCCAAAATTGAAGGAACATATGCAATATTGTGCTGATCATCCTGAAGAGATAAGCAAGCTTGCCAAAGTGAAAGCTCAGGTCTCTGAAGTTAAGGGTGTCATGATGGAGAACATTGAGAAG GTTTTGGATAGGGGAGAGAAAATAGAACTTCTTGTGGATAAGACTGAGAACCTTCATCAACAG GCACAAGACTTCCGCAGTCAAGGGACACAAATCCGGAGAAAAATGTGGCTGCAGAACATGAAGGTTAAGCTGATTGTATTGGGTATACTGATTGTCTTGATCCTCATCATAGTCCTCTCTATTTGCAAAGGCTTCAACTGCTGA
- the LOC140954647 gene encoding disease resistance protein RPM1-like — MGGLGKITLAATTYNCQVVRPHFDWYAWITVSQSYVIEDLFRAMIAGLVKSNKGGRSDEFEHHELQPIGGDSDTDRASLIDRGRVRMLWASDQIALRGTNRTSSSVQASFSFGAGSHVHQLLPLEKDEAWALFWIEAFSSNNGCCPQNLDF, encoded by the exons ATGGGTGGTTTAGGTAAGATAACTCTAGCTGCTACTACCTACAACTGCCAAGTTGTGAGGCCACATTTTGATTGGTATGCTTGGATCACTGTTTCTCAAAGTTATgttattgaagatttatttaGAGCCATGATAGCAGGACTTGTAAAAAGCAATAAAGGAGGACGTTCCGATGAATTTGAGCACCATGAGTTACAACCAATTGGTGGAGATTCTG ATACAGATAGAGCCTCACTCATAGATAGAGGAAGAGTACGCATGTTATGGGCATCGGATCAGATAGCCCTTCGGGGAACCAACCGCACATCCAGTTCCGTTCAAGCTTCGTTTTCATTTGGGGCTGGAAGCCATGTTCATCAGCTTCTACCTCTTGAAAAGGACGAGGCTTGGGCATTGTTTTGGATTGAAGCTTTTTCAAGCAACAATGGATGTTGCCCACAAAATTTGGACTTTTAG